A genomic window from Anthocerotibacter panamensis C109 includes:
- a CDS encoding CPP1-like family protein: MNETNPYTILGIDADAPFEDIQAAKARILTELDENDRQRQVVEAAYDAILMQRLQLRKEGKVKVPDRIRFPEAMTPQPVRVAAKPPAWWEDWIERPVPSMLWVPVGVFGGLGALSLLPGLNHSYVLSLAVMACAYFLFQKNRNLLRSLGLSLGVLVVSGILTYFVTTGLSFPLLAVGLILFAYLAATAYLK; encoded by the coding sequence ATGAACGAGACCAATCCCTACACCATCCTGGGTATCGATGCGGACGCCCCGTTTGAAGATATTCAAGCAGCTAAGGCTCGCATCCTGACAGAGCTTGATGAGAACGATCGTCAGCGTCAAGTTGTGGAGGCTGCCTATGACGCCATCCTGATGCAGCGCCTCCAGTTGCGCAAGGAGGGCAAGGTCAAGGTCCCTGACCGTATCCGATTTCCAGAAGCGATGACACCTCAACCAGTGCGGGTCGCAGCTAAACCGCCTGCATGGTGGGAAGACTGGATCGAACGGCCTGTCCCCAGTATGCTATGGGTACCGGTAGGCGTATTTGGTGGCCTCGGAGCCCTGTCGTTGCTACCTGGCCTCAACCATAGCTATGTCCTCTCTTTGGCTGTAATGGCCTGTGCCTATTTTTTATTCCAAAAAAATCGCAATTTGCTCCGCTCGCTGGGTTTGTCGTTGGGTGTCCTCGTGGTGAGTGGGATCCTGACCTACTTTGTGACAACCGGATTATCCTTTCCGCTCTTAGCCGTAGGTCTTATCCTCTTCGCCTACTTGGCTGCTACTGCCTATCTTAAGTAG
- a CDS encoding glycosyltransferase, producing MDIWASLSLSATACYWLLLEWADQRRAGQEPQLNPKGYQEKGRVSVVIPARNEVTTLPRCLDALLKQRYLPEEIIVVDDNSTDGTGDLLAKYQRQNQRIRPVQGAPLPVGWTGKCYALSQGVALATGDWILFVDADTCLEPDGLEAALHFSTHSRIDLLSLTARQEAVTLGEQAVQPMIYALLNRQYPLGKGGIAANGQFILVAREAYETIGTHQAVAGELVEDVALARLFHRQGYHTAFINGTQLFSTRMYRDLAGLWEGWSKNSFRLFAPQWLDTVLQLAVRSVPWLICVGSLLWGGGWLALAWGLVLALGLVVDGRIRARQAFDPKTVWLQFPGALLTALILVNSWLRVALKLKTAWKGRLYAPQSR from the coding sequence GTGGATATCTGGGCTTCTCTATCGCTCTCGGCAACAGCTTGCTATTGGTTGCTCTTGGAGTGGGCTGACCAACGCCGTGCTGGGCAGGAACCGCAGCTTAATCCTAAGGGGTATCAAGAAAAGGGCCGGGTCAGCGTGGTCATTCCGGCTCGCAATGAAGTCACTACGTTGCCCCGCTGTCTGGATGCACTCCTGAAGCAGCGTTACCTCCCCGAAGAGATTATTGTTGTAGACGACAACTCGACTGATGGGACAGGGGATCTGTTGGCGAAATACCAACGACAGAACCAACGGATTCGCCCGGTGCAGGGAGCGCCCCTGCCGGTTGGCTGGACGGGTAAGTGCTACGCGCTCAGCCAAGGGGTGGCCCTCGCTACTGGAGATTGGATTTTATTTGTGGATGCGGACACTTGCCTGGAGCCGGATGGCTTGGAGGCAGCACTGCACTTCAGTACGCATAGTCGCATCGATTTGTTGTCGCTGACAGCTCGCCAGGAAGCAGTGACCTTGGGGGAACAGGCGGTACAGCCGATGATTTACGCCCTGCTCAACCGCCAATATCCTTTAGGTAAGGGGGGCATTGCAGCCAACGGTCAGTTCATTTTAGTCGCTCGGGAAGCCTATGAGACCATTGGCACCCACCAAGCGGTGGCGGGGGAATTGGTGGAGGATGTGGCCCTCGCCCGGTTATTCCATCGCCAGGGCTACCACACCGCGTTCATCAATGGCACCCAGCTCTTCAGTACGCGTATGTACCGGGACTTAGCGGGGCTTTGGGAAGGCTGGAGTAAGAACAGCTTTCGTCTTTTTGCTCCCCAGTGGCTGGATACCGTGCTCCAGTTAGCGGTACGTTCTGTGCCCTGGTTGATATGTGTCGGGAGTTTACTGTGGGGCGGGGGTTGGCTGGCGCTGGCTTGGGGGCTGGTGCTCGCCCTGGGGCTAGTCGTGGACGGGCGCATCCGAGCGCGACAGGCGTTTGATCCGAAAACCGTCTGGCTCCAGTTCCCCGGAGCCCTGCTCACGGCTTTGATCCTGGTCAATAGCTGGTTGCGTGTTGCGCTCAAGCTCAAGACGGCATGGAAGGGCCGTTTGTATGCTCCTCAGTCCCGATAA